A single window of Treponema denticola ATCC 35405 DNA harbors:
- a CDS encoding methyl-accepting chemotaxis protein — MEKVNVIVPPPPKKILVFDLFTNLGWIAGNFFTSIFVGSSSNLKAVVSSKVFIIGMLIAVLSPVVKQKLFFPAIINWEENPEKAKRNILRYETFLLVVPLLFTITVPLISLEVGIIGETGMFLSSLFSTIGNIFLLGTIFSSSTIRAFEKWVSFIPVEEKYLSFSMIKKVTIASITCIIAVILLVLAPIVRFENQNIYERLINSVLPLFIYGLILSVLSLGIIIKSIEVRIFLIQRIIKDLADGNYKREPVASWNRDEIALLLVDIGKLLTFNKTFIKELNESVGLSGDTAEFLLSNMDKTSESVRKITDNISSARNHIQDQSSGVVKMQGTLNQMASGIEKLGKNIESQSAAVTESVSTIEEMVSNIQSVTKTVKENVDSIEKLNASAESGNQAVSTAHTIAKNITDDSDGLLEASNVIQHIASQTNLLAMNAAIEAAHAGESGKGFAVVADEIRKLAEESSTQGKTITTVLNNLKTKIEELNSAAETTEVQFAEIMKILSTVNDGSSSIMHAMTEQSSGSSQVLDAIKEISDITYDVKSGSLEILKGNTEVSKEISKLVEISKLINQGMDGIGNDTGQINEIITQVSGISEKNEEAVTKVMKYLSQLSF, encoded by the coding sequence ATGGAAAAAGTTAATGTAATTGTTCCCCCTCCGCCAAAAAAGATTTTAGTTTTTGATCTATTTACCAATCTTGGTTGGATTGCCGGTAATTTTTTTACTTCTATTTTTGTCGGAAGTTCATCTAATTTGAAGGCTGTTGTGAGCTCAAAGGTCTTTATAATAGGTATGCTGATTGCCGTTTTAAGTCCCGTCGTAAAACAAAAACTTTTTTTCCCTGCAATTATAAACTGGGAAGAAAATCCGGAAAAGGCGAAAAGAAATATATTAAGATATGAAACCTTTTTGTTGGTAGTGCCGCTGCTGTTTACCATTACTGTTCCTCTCATATCTTTGGAAGTTGGAATTATTGGGGAAACAGGTATGTTCTTATCCTCTCTTTTTAGTACCATAGGTAATATATTCTTGTTGGGTACTATATTTTCTTCAAGTACTATTAGAGCTTTTGAAAAATGGGTTTCCTTTATTCCTGTTGAAGAAAAGTATCTATCGTTTTCAATGATAAAAAAAGTTACTATTGCAAGTATTACTTGTATTATAGCCGTTATTCTTCTTGTACTTGCACCTATCGTACGTTTTGAAAATCAAAATATTTATGAAAGACTTATAAATTCCGTTTTACCTTTGTTCATTTACGGTTTAATTTTATCGGTGCTAAGTTTAGGGATTATAATAAAATCTATCGAAGTTAGAATTTTTTTGATTCAAAGAATAATAAAGGATCTGGCTGATGGAAATTATAAGAGGGAACCTGTCGCAAGCTGGAACAGGGATGAGATAGCTCTTTTACTGGTGGATATCGGTAAGCTTTTGACTTTTAACAAAACTTTTATAAAGGAGCTTAATGAAAGTGTAGGCCTTTCAGGAGATACGGCCGAATTTCTTTTGTCAAATATGGATAAAACATCCGAGTCAGTCAGAAAAATAACCGACAATATTTCTTCAGCTAGAAATCATATCCAAGATCAATCTTCAGGTGTTGTAAAGATGCAGGGGACCTTAAATCAAATGGCCTCAGGTATAGAAAAATTAGGAAAGAATATTGAAAGTCAGTCTGCAGCCGTTACGGAATCCGTTTCAACGATAGAAGAAATGGTTTCCAATATTCAGTCCGTAACAAAAACCGTAAAAGAAAATGTCGACTCCATCGAAAAACTAAACGCTTCTGCCGAATCAGGCAATCAAGCCGTTTCGACCGCACACACTATAGCAAAAAATATTACCGATGATTCGGATGGACTTTTGGAGGCTTCTAATGTTATTCAGCATATTGCAAGTCAAACAAACCTTCTTGCAATGAATGCGGCTATTGAGGCTGCTCATGCGGGAGAGTCGGGAAAGGGCTTTGCCGTAGTTGCTGACGAAATCAGAAAACTGGCTGAAGAATCAAGTACTCAAGGAAAAACGATTACGACCGTATTAAATAATCTCAAAACTAAGATTGAAGAGCTTAATTCTGCCGCCGAGACTACGGAAGTGCAATTTGCCGAAATAATGAAAATTCTTTCGACGGTAAATGACGGAAGCAGCTCTATAATGCATGCTATGACAGAGCAAAGCTCCGGAAGCAGTCAAGTTTTGGATGCCATAAAAGAAATAAGCGATATAACTTATGATGTAAAAAGCGGTTCCTTGGAAATACTTAAAGGAAATACTGAGGTCAGCAAAGAAATTTCAAAACTGGTAGAAATTTCTAAACTGATAAACCAAGGTATGGATGGTATAGGAAACGATACCGGACAAATAAATGAAATTATAACTCAGGTAAGCGGAATAAGCGAAAAGAATGAAGAGGCTGTCACTAAGGTTATGAAGTACCTGTCTCAACTAAGTTTTTAA
- a CDS encoding pseudouridine synthase, whose translation MSKENKIFYIGEDDSGRRLDRVIRKFLGKMPLSGVYSAIRRGKIRVNGKKENGAYLTQKGDEISMDLSLFGLTAPASEDQTNYSISKPDVLLKTDDLLFINKRSGELVHGEKSLCEAVLKYFPSKEKSLSFKVGALHRLDKDTSGILAFSQSLKGAQGFSRALQEGKIGKFYIGITEGRPSLSEFKSIIDGKECLCLIRILDFSKEENLSLVLFNLITGRKHQIRIQCSQFGTPLLNDKKYGSKQKKAFSEDLSKKTTYFLHAYKLIFSEPFLDDLPKEITAPLPENFKRAVKSLFGIDLASLKT comes from the coding sequence ATGAGTAAAGAAAATAAGATTTTTTATATAGGCGAAGATGATTCAGGCAGGAGACTGGACCGTGTAATACGAAAATTTTTAGGAAAGATGCCCCTTTCCGGCGTATATTCGGCAATACGCAGAGGGAAGATAAGGGTCAACGGTAAAAAAGAAAACGGAGCCTACTTAACCCAAAAAGGCGATGAAATTTCAATGGATTTGAGCCTATTCGGCTTAACTGCACCCGCATCAGAAGATCAAACAAATTATTCAATTTCAAAACCTGACGTTCTATTAAAAACCGATGATTTACTCTTTATAAACAAAAGATCCGGAGAGCTTGTACATGGAGAAAAAAGTCTTTGTGAGGCTGTTTTAAAATATTTTCCGTCAAAAGAAAAAAGTCTTTCCTTTAAAGTAGGAGCCCTGCATAGACTGGATAAGGATACAAGCGGAATTCTGGCCTTTTCTCAAAGTTTAAAAGGAGCACAGGGATTTTCAAGGGCCCTGCAGGAAGGAAAGATAGGTAAATTTTACATCGGAATAACTGAGGGGCGCCCTTCTTTAAGCGAATTTAAAAGCATAATCGACGGAAAAGAATGTCTTTGTCTTATAAGAATTCTTGATTTTTCAAAAGAAGAAAATTTAAGTCTTGTGCTTTTTAATCTTATAACCGGAAGGAAGCACCAAATAAGAATACAATGCTCTCAGTTCGGCACTCCCCTTTTAAACGATAAAAAATACGGCTCAAAACAAAAAAAAGCATTTTCTGAAGATTTATCAAAAAAAACTACATATTTTTTACATGCCTATAAGTTAATATTTTCGGAACCGTTTTTAGACGACTTACCAAAGGAGATTACCGCCCCCCTTCCCGAAAACTTTAAGAGGGCGGTCAAAAGTTTATTTGGTATAGATTTGGCAAGCTTAAAAACTTAG
- a CDS encoding divergent PAP2 family protein has protein sequence MLEAMYKMQWIMFFSNPIFLSAITSWMMSQIIKTIFALFNASIKTPIDFFELVFWRTGGMPSSHSALVASLTVSIGIRQGFDSDLFIFACFMALIVIRDAVGVRRSSGLQAKALNDLGAKFAEKNEGYHFRAVREIQGHKPVEAVAGIILGIITSILFAYFG, from the coding sequence ATGTTGGAAGCGATGTATAAAATGCAGTGGATTATGTTTTTTTCTAATCCGATTTTTTTGTCCGCTATAACAAGCTGGATGATGAGTCAGATTATAAAGACTATTTTTGCATTATTTAATGCCTCAATAAAGACCCCTATAGATTTTTTTGAGCTGGTGTTTTGGCGTACCGGCGGAATGCCTTCAAGTCACTCCGCTCTTGTAGCATCTTTAACCGTCAGCATAGGTATAAGGCAGGGGTTTGATTCGGATCTTTTTATTTTTGCCTGTTTTATGGCACTTATAGTTATAAGGGATGCTGTAGGCGTAAGAAGGTCCAGCGGTTTGCAGGCTAAGGCTCTAAATGACCTCGGTGCAAAGTTTGCCGAAAAGAATGAAGGGTATCATTTTAGAGCAGTAAGGGAAATCCAAGGACACAAGCCCGTTGAAGCTGTTGCCGGCATTATTCTTGGTATAATCACATCAATATTATTTGCTTATTTTGGATAA
- a CDS encoding SLBB domain-containing protein, which produces MTEFLRFKRGKEVLEYPKLPASFEGNAFLPQKAFIPIAFDSKKRPETLVMKGETVKEGQIIARTEEPFSVGIYSSIPGILYDFIDFTLPDGKHIHAAAVKLEGAFDILGRPSADYPWRTSSNSEIVRAIGYSGILNTADFSTVPLIYQVRNALKKEEADIYINLFDKDPSSGIDSILFDHFFEDVAEGLGIMAKILNAASVTCIHKLAKKDLYKLEQISQTCEPFCKVKFINASNDYPFVQKNYFANKENSLLIDIPTAMYTYEVVRTNNPITSVYVLVTGKAINEPKVLKVKIGTPIGNLIEECGGFKTVPAQIILNGLIGGISADTLDIPVTSTLKSIHIPGKDSIKKHSIEECINCGLCFNSCPLYLEPKKIVESIEAEDLNEDILKQIKICSGCACCSSCCPSRIPLCSIILEMSKKIKKGNLL; this is translated from the coding sequence ATGACGGAATTTTTAAGATTTAAACGGGGTAAAGAGGTTTTAGAATACCCTAAGCTTCCTGCCTCGTTTGAGGGCAATGCTTTTTTACCTCAAAAGGCTTTTATACCTATAGCTTTTGATTCTAAAAAGCGCCCGGAAACCCTTGTTATGAAAGGAGAGACCGTAAAAGAAGGTCAAATTATAGCCCGTACTGAAGAACCTTTTTCGGTCGGCATATACTCTTCTATTCCCGGAATTTTATATGATTTTATTGACTTTACCCTTCCGGACGGAAAGCATATTCATGCTGCAGCCGTAAAACTCGAAGGGGCTTTTGATATTTTAGGCCGCCCATCTGCCGATTATCCGTGGAGGACTTCTTCTAATTCCGAAATTGTTCGAGCAATAGGTTATTCCGGAATTTTAAATACGGCTGATTTTTCAACAGTGCCCCTTATTTATCAGGTAAGAAATGCTTTAAAAAAGGAAGAGGCCGATATCTATATAAACCTTTTCGATAAGGACCCTTCTTCAGGTATTGATTCAATCTTGTTTGATCATTTTTTTGAAGATGTTGCAGAGGGTCTTGGTATAATGGCGAAAATCCTCAATGCTGCTTCTGTAACCTGTATTCATAAGTTGGCAAAAAAAGATCTTTACAAGTTAGAGCAAATTTCACAAACTTGTGAGCCTTTTTGTAAGGTAAAATTTATAAATGCATCGAATGATTATCCCTTTGTTCAAAAAAATTATTTTGCAAATAAGGAAAATTCTCTTTTAATAGATATTCCTACTGCTATGTATACATATGAGGTTGTAAGAACAAATAATCCTATAACCTCTGTTTATGTTCTTGTAACGGGTAAGGCTATCAATGAACCCAAGGTCTTAAAGGTTAAGATAGGGACACCTATAGGAAATCTTATAGAAGAGTGCGGAGGCTTTAAAACCGTGCCGGCACAAATTATATTGAACGGGCTTATCGGCGGGATATCCGCCGATACTTTGGATATACCTGTAACGAGTACCTTAAAATCGATTCATATTCCGGGGAAGGATAGTATAAAAAAACACTCTATAGAAGAGTGCATAAATTGCGGTTTATGTTTTAATTCTTGTCCTCTATATTTGGAACCTAAAAAAATAGTCGAATCCATTGAAGCTGAGGACTTAAACGAGGACATTTTAAAACAAATAAAGATTTGCAGCGGTTGTGCTTGTTGTTCTTCCTGCTGCCCTTCAAGGATTCCCCTGTGTTCCATTATTTTAGAGATGTCAAAAAAAATTAAAAAAGGAAATCTTTTATGA
- a CDS encoding RnfABCDGE type electron transport complex subunit D — MKSYSNLSLTAAPFVYTRLPIFKINIVVLSLLGIQILILALSADLYALLNIVIAVMGVLFVENLLRYLASSKFGLSLEMIISGLLIGFFMPTGIGFVFVFILSAFSVFIVKTVFGGTGRNWLNPVAFAVCAAYISRPEAFPPLISDFSLLAEKGSFFAVMEANGLLKLKTDFTITSALNSILLHGVGVTLPEGYISLFLNSTSSIPAFRYNIVTLVSSIILFSIRAVDYILPAFFLATYAVLVWIFGMAPVSNIYFTGDILSAVLTGGILFAAFFVMTEPASSPKTKYGKAMIGFFTGVFAFFICAHGASPAGIFFAIILGNIISPLIERLEIKIQAKKRSLYE; from the coding sequence ATGAAATCTTATTCTAACTTGTCTTTGACGGCAGCTCCATTTGTGTATACACGCCTTCCCATTTTTAAAATTAATATTGTCGTTTTATCTCTTTTAGGTATCCAAATTTTGATTTTGGCGCTGAGTGCCGACCTTTATGCTCTGTTAAATATTGTCATTGCCGTTATGGGCGTATTATTTGTAGAAAATTTACTTAGATACTTAGCTTCTTCAAAATTCGGTTTATCCCTCGAAATGATAATTTCAGGTCTGCTGATAGGTTTCTTTATGCCTACGGGTATAGGATTTGTTTTTGTTTTTATTTTAAGTGCTTTTTCGGTATTTATTGTAAAAACCGTGTTCGGCGGAACAGGGCGAAATTGGCTGAACCCTGTTGCTTTTGCAGTCTGTGCTGCATATATTTCCCGGCCGGAGGCCTTTCCGCCGCTGATTTCAGATTTTTCACTCTTAGCTGAAAAAGGCAGTTTTTTTGCCGTGATGGAGGCAAACGGCCTTTTAAAACTTAAAACGGATTTTACCATTACCTCTGCTCTTAATTCCATTTTACTACACGGGGTAGGCGTAACCCTTCCTGAAGGCTATATAAGCCTCTTTTTAAATTCTACATCATCAATACCTGCTTTCCGTTACAATATAGTTACATTGGTGTCGTCGATAATACTGTTTTCTATCAGGGCTGTGGATTATATTCTTCCTGCGTTTTTTTTGGCAACCTATGCTGTTTTAGTTTGGATTTTCGGAATGGCCCCTGTTTCAAATATTTATTTTACGGGAGACATACTGTCGGCTGTTTTAACGGGCGGCATTTTATTTGCAGCCTTTTTTGTTATGACGGAGCCTGCATCTTCTCCCAAAACCAAATATGGAAAGGCTATGATCGGTTTTTTTACAGGAGTTTTTGCCTTTTTTATATGTGCCCATGGAGCATCGCCTGCAGGAATATTCTTTGCCATAATCCTTGGCAATATAATTTCTCCTCTTATCGAAAGACTTGAGATAAAAATACAGGCTAAAAAAAGGAGTCTTTATGAATAA
- a CDS encoding alpha-amylase/4-alpha-glucanotransferase domain-containing protein: MEKNSKKKLEICFAVHADYNVIDEFSKEDYTQDYKDFFSSLYASPSIPFTLVFSGRFLEWIQRKNPSFFDVIYEMHNRKQVEILGNAFYEPFISMIPSSDLIGQIEYMTDTLRKHSYKRPRGMYLPYFAWNPNILPNLQKCGMEYCLLDFRFFIKAGLNAFAPVCMEDGGKILFGIPSTYEFENTDLQPAAFYDLLCNYASVVTETSVVVFLSGETAVRFLDKSKGKKSWMEEFLERISSPDSVISLTHTGQIIKNKRIYQKGFISSNAIFSNQLVNSSVKQLLANKPNVYAMYAKMIYVHSLVNQVRGDKARKNNSSLDLWKAESGILFNLDCKNKKYNRDLRQYCYRNLLLAEKQTRIPGVFADSLTSLDFDLDGIKEFISQREHLNMYIHALGGKIFEMDVFSAYKNYADICSEETGLFVDHLISSDELETIRNGDFKSAVAKPVFCENLYQDVKFDRVKFELLMKTEGSFRSFNQLVSLRKQYSFNDHGVQVQYILKNESPFNLSAYFMVEIDLSVSPIEKKLASVSVYADDQKYEASQEKNTFSKVSWVQITEPEGKTVFTIESNEAAECIILPIYEKISEAKNPIMGIRNLFFWKVDLNSGFETEKLLFFKVDAKKAGKEK, encoded by the coding sequence GTGGAAAAGAACAGTAAAAAAAAACTGGAGATATGTTTTGCCGTTCATGCAGACTATAACGTAATTGATGAGTTTTCAAAAGAAGATTATACTCAAGACTACAAAGATTTTTTTTCAAGCTTATATGCTTCTCCTTCTATTCCCTTTACTCTTGTCTTTAGCGGTAGATTTTTAGAATGGATACAGCGTAAAAACCCCTCCTTTTTTGATGTTATTTACGAAATGCACAATAGAAAACAAGTCGAGATTTTGGGAAATGCTTTTTATGAGCCGTTTATCTCGATGATTCCTTCATCCGACCTCATAGGGCAGATAGAGTACATGACGGATACTTTGCGTAAACATTCTTATAAGAGGCCCCGCGGTATGTATCTGCCCTATTTTGCATGGAATCCCAATATCCTTCCCAATTTACAAAAATGCGGAATGGAGTATTGCCTTCTTGATTTCCGCTTTTTTATTAAGGCCGGCTTAAATGCTTTTGCTCCGGTTTGTATGGAAGACGGCGGAAAAATATTATTCGGTATTCCTTCTACTTATGAATTTGAAAATACCGATTTGCAGCCGGCAGCCTTTTATGACTTATTATGTAATTATGCAAGTGTGGTTACCGAAACAAGCGTTGTCGTCTTCTTATCCGGAGAAACAGCAGTTCGATTTTTAGATAAATCAAAGGGCAAAAAATCGTGGATGGAGGAATTTCTTGAACGTATTTCATCTCCCGACTCCGTTATTTCGCTCACTCATACCGGACAAATAATTAAAAATAAAAGAATATATCAAAAAGGCTTTATATCCTCAAATGCAATATTTTCAAATCAACTTGTAAACAGCTCCGTAAAACAGCTTCTAGCCAATAAACCCAATGTCTATGCCATGTATGCAAAGATGATCTATGTCCATAGTCTTGTAAACCAGGTGCGTGGTGATAAGGCCCGCAAAAATAATTCCTCATTGGATTTGTGGAAGGCTGAAAGCGGAATACTTTTTAATTTGGATTGTAAAAATAAAAAATATAACAGAGATTTAAGGCAGTACTGCTACAGAAATCTGCTTTTAGCCGAAAAGCAGACTCGAATCCCCGGTGTTTTTGCAGATTCTTTAACCAGTTTGGATTTTGATTTGGATGGCATTAAGGAGTTTATATCCCAGCGGGAACATCTTAATATGTATATTCACGCTCTGGGTGGAAAGATTTTTGAGATGGATGTATTTTCCGCCTATAAAAACTATGCAGATATCTGCTCCGAAGAGACCGGATTATTTGTAGACCATCTTATATCTTCGGATGAGCTTGAAACAATTAGAAATGGGGACTTTAAGTCTGCTGTTGCCAAGCCGGTTTTTTGCGAAAATCTTTATCAGGATGTAAAATTCGACAGGGTTAAATTTGAGCTTCTAATGAAAACCGAAGGAAGCTTCCGCAGTTTTAATCAATTGGTATCCTTACGCAAACAATACAGCTTCAATGATCATGGCGTCCAAGTTCAATATATTTTAAAAAATGAAAGTCCCTTTAATCTTTCGGCTTATTTTATGGTGGAAATAGACCTGTCCGTAAGCCCTATTGAAAAAAAACTTGCAAGCGTTTCAGTTTATGCAGATGATCAAAAATATGAGGCTTCTCAAGAAAAAAATACCTTTTCAAAGGTTTCTTGGGTTCAGATAACGGAACCTGAAGGGAAGACTGTCTTTACCATAGAATCTAATGAGGCTGCAGAGTGTATTATTCTTCCCATATACGAGAAAATCTCTGAGGCAAAAAATCCTATTATGGGAATAAGAAATCTGTTTTTTTGGAAGGTCGATTTAAATTCCGGATTTGAAACGGAAAAGCTTCTTTTCTTTAAGGTAGATGCAAAAAAAGCGGGAAAAGAAAAATAA
- a CDS encoding P-loop NTPase produces MQIIPIASGKGGVGKSLIAANLAIALGQAGKRVALADLDLGASNLHLVLGVQGRKNGIGTFLTKAAEFKDIIIDTDYENVRFVPGDSEIPGFAALKIYQRNSLVKELLKLEADFLILDLGAGTHLGILDFFLLSPQGIIITSPSVTSTLDAYVFLKNIVFRMMCSSFPAKSKGGIFFEKLKNDVPGMQRLYIPTITQELMTLDPDNTKKFLSKFSHFKPRIIMNMMDDPKDAEKAMKIRRSTKQYLNVDLEHLGVIYTDAVQDKALASRLPVIRYKPQSMISQAIYRIADKLIQSEAENYSGEDFQEFSDYSFVSAEAEAETDFKSKMEYLDDLIGGEVLSSGEMSEIIKSQQFEINVLRNENLLLKTKIAKALKQGFKV; encoded by the coding sequence ATGCAAATAATTCCTATTGCCAGCGGAAAGGGCGGTGTGGGTAAAAGTCTTATAGCTGCAAATCTTGCAATTGCATTGGGGCAGGCCGGTAAGAGGGTAGCCTTGGCCGACCTTGATTTGGGAGCTTCAAACCTGCACTTAGTTTTAGGTGTTCAAGGACGCAAAAACGGCATAGGCACTTTTTTAACAAAGGCAGCCGAATTTAAAGATATAATAATCGATACGGATTATGAAAATGTCAGGTTTGTTCCGGGAGATTCCGAAATTCCCGGTTTTGCCGCTTTAAAAATATATCAGCGTAACTCTTTGGTAAAAGAGCTTTTAAAACTCGAAGCCGACTTTTTGATTTTGGACTTAGGTGCCGGAACTCATTTGGGCATCTTAGACTTTTTTTTACTGTCCCCTCAAGGAATAATAATAACCTCTCCTTCGGTAACCTCAACTCTTGATGCCTATGTTTTTTTAAAGAATATTGTGTTTAGGATGATGTGCTCTTCATTTCCTGCAAAGTCTAAGGGCGGTATATTTTTTGAAAAATTAAAAAATGATGTTCCCGGAATGCAGCGTCTTTATATCCCGACAATAACGCAAGAGTTGATGACTCTTGACCCTGACAATACCAAAAAGTTTTTAAGCAAATTTTCTCATTTTAAGCCCCGCATTATAATGAACATGATGGATGATCCAAAGGATGCTGAAAAGGCTATGAAGATACGCCGTTCTACAAAGCAGTATTTAAATGTTGATCTGGAGCATCTGGGGGTAATATATACGGATGCGGTTCAGGATAAAGCTCTTGCTTCAAGGCTTCCGGTAATCAGGTATAAACCTCAGTCTATGATTTCTCAGGCTATATACCGCATAGCCGATAAACTTATTCAGTCTGAAGCCGAAAATTATAGTGGAGAAGATTTTCAAGAATTCTCCGATTATTCCTTTGTGTCGGCTGAAGCCGAAGCTGAAACGGACTTTAAGTCTAAGATGGAGTATTTGGATGATTTGATAGGAGGAGAGGTCTTGTCTTCGGGCGAAATGAGCGAAATTATAAAATCCCAGCAATTTGAAATAAATGTGCTTAGGAATGAAAATTTACTTTTAAAAACAAAAATAGCAAAGGCTCTTAAGCAGGGCTTTAAAGTATAG
- a CDS encoding FapA family protein: protein MEKAWTLKKNNSGKWFLTFTALIESENCPSADEIHLEAKRKGIKSSSLVSKKTIEDYLKKHTGSGIEPVSLPLELDPNFDARITTNNDKTAAYLYVRKAADSANEVDMSTINRLLQRSNIANIDTEKVKEGLSDFINSSEMEFSMQIAEGSPPKRGPDKKLITHFEQIPDHEVQRLADRLKRPDLRTPDVENPTTDKDYPLSEAETLTVVEKGDLIYEVEDAGLGEAGVDVYGQSIPGLPGNDPFFLDLRNIVQNHSELRAGETGLLLIANTERGLKIRIVPYRDAKVRAVISRDKMEVSLILQSGLGAGERLSVIGVKTALNEVNLLDSISDAKINEIIESARKVNDECEFVILSGTPPIAPGSYRLEWSIKFNEELSTATVEKDALILTARLLPKGEKGKNVFGELIDPKNAEPTDLPANDETIKVTEEKHVIKFFAAESGELSFFNNALVISSLKTIQSDIDTKFGDISFPGNLIITGDIKDDVKVKSKGKLTITGTVEKALIYSEDSLTLNGGINGKGRGTVWAKDKTDLQYAENARVFSGGDISIASYCFKCLVKTNGTVHLTGNPGVLLGGSIHAAKGVSVHDLGAEKTIRTIISFGQDYLIKDEIEVREKEIEDNNAELAKIEKDLQANPPDVDALRQKKVKLLKRNSALTVRIFNLKENFEFHIPSKIKVTGSVYPGVVLESHGRYFEVMETHHNVFFEFDEKNGQIICSPIKEVEVELE, encoded by the coding sequence ATGGAAAAGGCATGGACATTAAAGAAAAATAACAGCGGAAAGTGGTTTTTAACCTTTACAGCCTTAATTGAGTCTGAAAATTGCCCCTCAGCCGATGAGATTCATCTTGAGGCAAAAAGAAAAGGAATAAAAAGCTCATCTCTGGTAAGTAAAAAAACTATTGAGGACTATTTAAAAAAACATACCGGCTCCGGCATAGAACCCGTTTCACTGCCGCTTGAGCTTGATCCCAACTTTGATGCAAGAATTACGACAAATAACGACAAAACGGCGGCCTATCTCTATGTAAGAAAGGCTGCCGATTCCGCTAACGAAGTGGACATGTCTACTATAAACAGACTTCTCCAGAGAAGTAATATTGCAAATATCGATACGGAAAAAGTAAAAGAAGGTTTAAGCGATTTTATAAATTCTTCAGAGATGGAATTCTCGATGCAGATTGCTGAAGGTTCTCCCCCAAAAAGAGGGCCCGATAAAAAACTTATTACTCATTTTGAGCAAATACCTGACCATGAGGTACAGCGTTTGGCAGACCGTTTAAAGAGGCCCGACTTACGTACCCCTGATGTGGAAAACCCCACGACAGACAAAGATTATCCTCTTTCCGAAGCTGAAACCCTTACGGTTGTCGAAAAAGGCGACCTTATTTATGAGGTTGAAGATGCAGGATTGGGAGAGGCCGGTGTTGATGTATACGGTCAGTCTATTCCCGGGCTTCCGGGCAATGACCCTTTTTTCTTGGATTTACGAAACATAGTACAAAACCATTCAGAGTTGCGTGCAGGAGAAACCGGCCTTCTTTTAATAGCAAATACCGAAAGAGGTTTAAAGATTCGCATAGTTCCATATAGGGATGCAAAGGTAAGAGCGGTAATAAGCCGCGATAAGATGGAAGTTTCTCTTATTTTGCAGTCGGGACTGGGTGCAGGAGAAAGACTTTCGGTAATAGGCGTAAAAACCGCATTAAACGAAGTCAACCTTCTCGACTCAATTTCGGACGCAAAAATAAACGAAATTATAGAATCTGCAAGAAAGGTAAACGATGAATGCGAGTTTGTAATATTAAGCGGAACTCCTCCGATTGCTCCCGGCTCTTATAGGCTTGAATGGTCGATTAAATTTAATGAAGAGCTTAGTACGGCAACTGTAGAAAAGGATGCTCTGATTTTGACAGCCCGTCTTTTACCTAAGGGAGAAAAGGGTAAAAATGTTTTTGGTGAGTTGATTGACCCTAAAAATGCCGAGCCAACGGATTTGCCTGCTAATGATGAAACAATAAAAGTTACCGAAGAAAAGCACGTTATTAAGTTTTTTGCTGCAGAATCGGGAGAGCTTTCTTTTTTTAACAATGCCCTTGTAATATCTTCGCTTAAAACCATTCAAAGCGATATAGATACCAAATTCGGCGATATAAGTTTTCCCGGCAACCTGATTATTACCGGAGATATTAAAGATGACGTAAAGGTAAAATCAAAGGGAAAATTGACAATTACCGGAACTGTAGAAAAAGCTCTGATTTATTCTGAGGATTCTCTTACCTTAAACGGCGGTATAAACGGAAAGGGAAGGGGAACCGTTTGGGCTAAGGATAAAACCGATTTACAATATGCGGAAAATGCCAGAGTTTTTTCGGGCGGCGATATAAGTATAGCTTCTTACTGTTTTAAGTGTTTGGTAAAAACAAACGGTACCGTTCATTTGACAGGCAACCCCGGTGTACTGCTCGGCGGAAGCATCCATGCTGCAAAGGGTGTTTCGGTTCATGACTTGGGGGCCGAAAAAACCATAAGGACAATTATCTCGTTCGGACAGGATTACTTGATAAAAGATGAAATTGAAGTCCGTGAAAAAGAAATAGAAGATAATAATGCCGAGCTTGCAAAAATCGAAAAAGACTTGCAGGCAAATCCCCCTGATGTCGATGCCTTAAGACAGAAAAAGGTTAAGCTTTTAAAAAGAAACAGTGCTCTTACGGTCCGCATATTTAATCTAAAAGAAAATTTTGAATTTCACATTCCTTCAAAAATAAAGGTTACAGGTTCGGTTTATCCGGGCGTTGTTCTTGAAAGCCACGGACGCTATTTTGAAGTTATGGAAACTCATCATAACGTATTTTTTGAGTTCGATGAAAAAAACGGGCAAATTATATGTTCGCCTATTAAAGAAGTTGAAGTTGAATTAGAATAA